CTAAATTTCCTCAAGCTACCATGGCTAACATATTATAATTGCGGACGACGAGGCCCCAACCCGCGAGTTGCTGGCGATGTTCTTTCGCCGGGCCGGCTATACCGTGAGCACCGTGGCCACCGGGCGGGAAGCCTTGGCGTTTATCACCACCCAAACCCCGGACCTGCTGGTGCTGGATGTGGACTTGGGCGACGCCAACGGCATTGAATTACTGGCACCCATCAAACTGAAGTTTCCGGCCCTGCCCATCGTCATTTTCACC
Above is a genomic segment from Verrucomicrobiota bacterium containing:
- a CDS encoding response regulator — encoded protein: MADDEAPTRELLAMFFRRAGYTVSTVATGREALAFITTQTPDLLVLDVDLGDANGIELLAPIKLKFPALPIVIFTGIKTDEATIRRAKENGANAFMAKTQPLQSMLAEIRKLLG